In Thermanaerovibrio velox DSM 12556, the genomic stretch CGGCAGAGCATGTCCGATATGCACAACCCCAAGGGGGACAGAAGATCCGGCTCCTGGGAACCCAATAGCTCCTCAAGGGCACGTCCCAATGGCTCCAGAAGATCCCGGTCCTTGAGATCCAAGCTGTCACTCAGGGCTACCAGGGCCTCAGGGGATAACTGGGCCTCCATGTAGTCCAACCACTGGCTCATAAACCTAAGGTTCACTCTGTGGCTAGCCACCATCTCCCTGTGAACCCTCTCCCAGTCCCTCACCTGCTCCACCGTCTCAAGGAACCTGGTCCTCGCTATGGTAACCCCGGAAAGGTGGGTGTAGCTCTGACCTATAAACGCCAACGCCCTGTGTGCCCCATGCAGCCGGTCCAGAAGGTCCGCTATCTTAAGGGCATGCTGTCTTCTCCTTGTGGGGGGAAGACCCGCCGACGCAGCCCTGTCTATCTCCTGGTCCATCTCATCGAGCACGGAAAGGCAAAAGTCTATGTCGTGCTTTGCCCTTGAAATTCTACTCAAAAGTTCCCTGGTACCCTCCTGGGTTACATCCCTAGGCTTTGTCTCCGATACCCCCAGGTGACGCACCGTACCGTCACCACCGAAACGGTCCATGAACTCCCTAAGGGGGATGGGCTTGGCCCCTCTAATGTCAGCCCCCCGCTCGGAGCACTGAAAGACCCTATCATCCCCAAACCCACTTAGGAGCCTTTCGAAGATCTGAAGGAAGTAATACCACATGTAGTGGGTCTTGACCTTACCACCCCCTATGGCATCAACTTCCAACCGCTGGTATGAAAGCTCCTTGGCGATCCCCTCGGGGGTTAGCGACGCAACCCCCTCGGCATGGGTGGTAAGGCCGTCGTCGTCAAAGGAGAGGTCCTGGCCTATAAGGGCTACCTTTGGACACCCGAGCCCCACAGCAAAGCACATGGCCATGTGGGCCACGCTCATCCCGGAGGTCATGGTGTTCATGTTGAGCACTTCCTTAACCAGCCAGGTATCGGCGGGGCTGTCCATCTTGCCCACCACGAAAACCGGCCCGGGCCACCGGCCGGCGGTCAAGGGCTCGCTCACCGACTGGGACACCAGGAGTATACGCTTGCACTCCTCCGGAAACTCCTCCAGCACCGCAGGCATCCACAGCTCATACATGGAGTTCCGCTCGATGGTCACCACCGCATGGGGAACTATCCCGCGCCTTAAAAGCTTGATCAACGAGGTGTCGCAGGCTATGATAAGGAACCGATCTTCCTCACCCTTCAACAGGTCCACGTTCTTCTTAAGGGACGGACCGGAGCTCACGCACACCGCGGGACGACCGCCCCAAAGATCTATGAGCTTCTTGCCGTCAACTCCGCGCAGGATCCGCAAAAGGTTCAACGCCCCGTGCCTTATCCCCAGCAGGGTGTCCTCCGGGGAATTGCCCAACATCTCGATCCTATGCCGCACCGCATCCCAGAACTTGCCCTCTAGACGACTCATACCCTGCCCATGAGCCTCCCATATACCCCGGTGAACATGCCGTGAAGCCCCGGTAAAAAGGTATATCCCCAAGGGCACAACATTGTAGAAAAGGGCCTCTTCCAAAAGATCGGGATCTTCCCACACCACAAATGACAGCCTGCAGCCCTTAGGCAAGGCCATGTAGACCGACGTGGCGGACAGGGTGGCCAGGAGCCTCTCAAGGCTTGGCTCCAACACCACCACCGAGAGGGCGTCCTTGGGAAGGGATCTCAAGACCTTAAAAAGATAAGGGGGATAACCCACCCCCAACACCAGGTGGCACTCCCCTTGAACCCGCCCAGCCTCAGGCACCCTATCGAAGAAGGGCTCTCCCAAACCCTTCACCCAACGGCCCGAAGGGGTTTCCTCAACCCTGACCTCACCCCTCAAGGGCAGCTTCCCCATCTCATCAAATATCCTCTGGGCCAGGAGAGGCTGTCGGCTCCGCAGCTCCTCCAGGTTCTTGCTCAACAGGTCACTCATGATCCACAACCTCTCCCTCAGCGCATTTCCCAACACCCCGGCTACCCTTAAGCGGGATCTCCAAAAGGTCCATGGGCGGAGATGCCACCGCCGACGCGTTGGCATCCATCACCTCATCAAGCAGCTCCTTCCGCCATACCTTAACGTCCCTGGGGGCCACTATCCCAAGGCGGACCACATCGCCCCGAACCTCCACACAGCGGACCTCTATGTGGTCCCCTATTAATATGGACTCCCCGGGCTTCCTGGACAGGACCAGCACTAGGACCCCTCCCTCAATGAGCCGGGTTCCCCCTCTGCCCCCTCGGGGTCCCCGAAAACCCTGTACCTTATGGGATAGTCATCGTTCTTCAGTATCACCTGACAGCCCAAGCGCTTGAGATGGTTGAACACCAACGGGGCCCGAAGGTTGGCGGTCATCTGGCGAACATCCCCCGGGATGGTGAGCACCACCATTATCCCCAGCTCATCCTCCGACGAGGCCTCTATTACCTCCAGATCCTCACCGGTCACCTCCGCCCTATAACCGGGGAACACCAGCTCCGGAGGACACACCGGCAGCGCCACATCTCCATCCACCAGGCTCTGAAGCCACTTTATGGGGCTTTCATCCTCCCCGACAAAGGCCCACTCCTTGTGCTCCTCAAAGGCGGGTATGCCCTGAGGAAACCTTATAACCGCATCATCCCCCACCTCGAGCAATCCGAACCGGGAAGTCTCAAAACGTCTCATCTCACTCAAGATTCCATCACCTCAAAAAGTCCACGAGAGTGGGCTGAACTATCCGGGCTATGACCGCGAGGCTGGCTTGATAAACCGCCTGGGACATCTGAAACTGGGTGGCGGCCTCCGCAAGGTCCACATCGGATATCTTGCTCTGGAGATCCGTCAGGTTAACGTTGTTCTGCTTGAGCCTGCCCTGGGTGTTCTCGTAACGGTTCACCAGGGCCCCGCACTCGGTGCGGCACCTGAGCAGGTTGTCCCCCCATTTGGTGACCTTGCCCAGAAGGTAGTCCGATATCCCCCGCCTGTCCTGATTCTTAACGGCGTTTATGAGATCGTCCATCACCCCGAAGAAGTCCTGCTTAGACTGGTTCCCAAGGGTTCTCACCTGCTGCACCTGGTTGAAAGGCCCACTGCCTCCCCTATTGGGGGACGAGGCGGTCCAAGTGGGGCCGCTGGTAAGACCAAGCCTGGTGGCGGCATTCATGACGCTTTCATCAACGGTCACCACGTAACCCCTTGGGGAGGTTAACACCAGCTTCTTGCTCCCACCACCCTGATCCACTGCATGGGCCCTTATATCCTGCCCCTGGAATCGAGCGTTTATGAGCTCCGCCAGCTCGTCCAAGCTGGACACTATGGGCTGGCCAGCGCTCTCATCGTAAAGGTCGATGCTGTGACTCATCCCGTTGACATGCAGGGTCAACACGTCCCCCGCCACCGGGGTCCACGCGGCCAAAGCGGAACCCTCAAGGGCGGTGCCCATGTTAAACGTGGAAGCGGCGGACCCGGAGACATCAAATATGGACACCGGAGAACCGTCCTTGGATGATATGGAGAACCTAACAGGACCCGCTCCAGGGGGGTTCGCCACCGCCGGGTCGTAGTAGGCCACGTTGAGCCAATCCCCCGCCAGCTCCACCACCCGGTCAAGGAGGCTCTTCACGTTGTCCGCGGCCAACACCGGCACGTCCACGGACCTGCCCAGGGAGGATATCCTCAGAGTGCCGTCCGAACCGGCCGTCAGGTTCCCCGCCACAGCGCCCCCGGATATCCCCGTCGCAACACCGAGCTGGATCGCCAAACCACCGGTGTAGGATCTATAGGCGGGATCACCGTAGCCCCGGTCTGATATCCTGACCGGCTGGCCGCTGAGGGAAAGGATGGCGAAGTCGTCGGACGAGGATGACAGCTTGTCAACCCCAAGCAGCACCTCCCCCGCCTGCTGGTTAACCTGGGAAACGATGGCCTCCGCTATCTTCTCCCCCGTGTCATGCTGAAGCCGACAAAGCTTTACCGTGTAAGTGTTGTCCCCCACGGTCAC encodes the following:
- a CDS encoding carbon storage regulator, producing the protein MLVLSRKPGESILIGDHIEVRCVEVRGDVVRLGIVAPRDVKVWRKELLDEVMDANASAVASPPMDLLEIPLKGSRGVGKCAEGEVVDHE
- a CDS encoding motility associated factor glycosyltransferase family protein; amino-acid sequence: MSDLLSKNLEELRSRQPLLAQRIFDEMGKLPLRGEVRVEETPSGRWVKGLGEPFFDRVPEAGRVQGECHLVLGVGYPPYLFKVLRSLPKDALSVVVLEPSLERLLATLSATSVYMALPKGCRLSFVVWEDPDLLEEALFYNVVPLGIYLFTGASRHVHRGIWEAHGQGMSRLEGKFWDAVRHRIEMLGNSPEDTLLGIRHGALNLLRILRGVDGKKLIDLWGGRPAVCVSSGPSLKKNVDLLKGEEDRFLIIACDTSLIKLLRRGIVPHAVVTIERNSMYELWMPAVLEEFPEECKRILLVSQSVSEPLTAGRWPGPVFVVGKMDSPADTWLVKEVLNMNTMTSGMSVAHMAMCFAVGLGCPKVALIGQDLSFDDDGLTTHAEGVASLTPEGIAKELSYQRLEVDAIGGGKVKTHYMWYYFLQIFERLLSGFGDDRVFQCSERGADIRGAKPIPLREFMDRFGGDGTVRHLGVSETKPRDVTQEGTRELLSRISRAKHDIDFCLSVLDEMDQEIDRAASAGLPPTRRRQHALKIADLLDRLHGAHRALAFIGQSYTHLSGVTIARTRFLETVEQVRDWERVHREMVASHRVNLRFMSQWLDYMEAQLSPEALVALSDSLDLKDRDLLEPLGRALEELLGSQEPDLLSPLGLCISDMLCRVDILREEGVSPELLWMAAKFLYAQGRAFEARHCMGRAYGMLEGREAEAEKVASFFIDWALIEGANDLIRAPQHELAVTLLDSAKSVMPQWSQRIDQLKQEVLASQRRYVDAVGEVAEYDLAAMLLGLRNSAQRALMDGDLPRAFEEVMKMEAGLERYPGDVVPHFAWLARTSFDVLGCDDTRVDQAARRALDFIFSIRESLSKAGFQWEPRWLDYLKSLGMDVSLVSVASCDEG
- the fliW gene encoding flagellar assembly protein FliW, which translates into the protein MRRFETSRFGLLEVGDDAVIRFPQGIPAFEEHKEWAFVGEDESPIKWLQSLVDGDVALPVCPPELVFPGYRAEVTGEDLEVIEASSEDELGIMVVLTIPGDVRQMTANLRAPLVFNHLKRLGCQVILKNDDYPIRYRVFGDPEGAEGEPGSLREGS